One genomic segment of Theobroma cacao cultivar B97-61/B2 chromosome 6, Criollo_cocoa_genome_V2, whole genome shotgun sequence includes these proteins:
- the LOC18596008 gene encoding uncharacterized protein LOC18596008, which yields MPVLRSGARRGRAAAPKQQQQQQQPNPIEEGEAIATRTRRRRKAAEEAAAAAAAPVPKNNNNNNNNNDDKNKNKKQRVQGINEKLAVAAAGAAAVKVEEKNNNNRVLEEGERAEKEEVGEKAMDEFDSGGRSNDKGNAGEDEGGTAPLPEKVQVGGSPVYRIDRKLGKGGFGQVCVGRRVSAVNTNDRNGSGAVEVALKFEHRSSKGCNYGPPYEWQVYNTLGGSHGIPRVHYKGRQGDYYIMVMDMLGPSLWDVWNNNSHTMSIEMVACIAIEAISILEKMHSRGYVHGDVKPENFLLGPIGTPDEKKLFLVDLGLATRWRDSSTGLHVEYDQRPDVFRGTVRYASVHAHLGRTCSRRDDLESLAYTLIFLLRGRLPWQGYQGENKGFFVCKKKMSTSPDALCCFCPIPFRLFVEYVVNLKFDEEPNYAKYISLFDGIVGPNPDIRPLNTEGAQKLIFQVGHKRGRLTMDEEEDEQPKKKVRMGMPATQWISVYNACRPMKQRYHYNVADGRLAQHIEKGNEDGLFISSVASCQNLWALIMDAGTGFSSQVYELSPDFLHKEWIMEQWEKNYYISAIAGATNGFSLVVMSRGTQYSQQSYKVSESFPFKWINKKWKEGFHVTSMATSGSRWGVVMSRGAGFSDQVVELDFLYPSEGIHRRWDCGYRITATAATWDQAAFVLSVPRRKPMDETQETLRTSAFPSTHVKEKWAKNLYIASVCYGRTVS from the exons ATGCCGGTACTGCGTAGCGGAGCACGCAGGGGCCGGGCAGCAGCACCGAAGCAACAGCAACAGCAGCAACAGCCGAATCCGATCGAGGAGGGGGAAGCGATTGCGACGCGGACTAGGCGGCGGAGGAAGGCGGCAGAAGAGGCGGCCGCAGCAGCAGCAGCGCCAGTGCCaaaaaacaacaacaataataacaataataacgacgacaaaaataagaataagaaACAGCGGGTGCAGGGAATCAATGAGAAATTAGCTGTCGCGGCGGCTGGGGCAGCGGCAGTTAAGGTGGAGGAGAAGAACAATAACAATAGGGTTTTAGAGGAAGGGGAGAGAGCGGAGAAAGAGGAAGTTGGGGAGAAGGCGATGGACGAGTTCGATAGCGGAGGGCGGAGCAATGATAAGGGTAATGCTGGTGAGGATGAAGGCGGCACCGCACCGCTTCCTGAAAAG GTTCAGGTTGGGGGCTCGCCAGTGTATAGAATTGATAGGAAGTTGGGCAAGGGTGGCTTTGGACAGGTGTGTGTAGGTCGGCGTGTTTCGGCTGTAAATACAAATGATAGAAATGGTTCTGGGGCTGTAGAG GTTGCCTTGAAATTTGAGCATAGAAGTAGCAAAGGATGTAACTACGGACCGCCATATGAATGGCAAGTTTACAA CACTCTGGGTGGCAGTCATGGTATACCCCGAGTACACTATAAGGGCCGTCAAGGTGACTATTATATCATG GTTATGGATATGCTGGGCCCAAGTCTGTGGGATGTTTGGAATAATAACTCTCATAC AATGTCCATCGAAATGGTTGCTTGCATTGCTATTGAAGCAATATCCATATTGGAGAAGATGCACTCTAGAGG TTATGTGCATGGAGATGTAAAGCCTGAGAATTTTCTTCTTGGTCCTATAGGAACTCCTGATGAGAAAAAATTGTTTCTTGTTGATCTTGGATTAG CAACTAGGTGGCGAGATAGTTCAACTGGTTTGCATGTTGAATATGACCAGAGGCCAGATGTTTTTAG GGGAACTGTCCGTTATGCCAGTGTGCATGCTCATTTAGGGAGAACTTGTAGCAGGAGAGATGATCTAGAATCTCTTGCATATACACTTATTTTTCTCCTTCGAGGTCGATTGCCTTGGCAAGGATACCAG GGTGAGAATAAAGGATTCTTTGTTTGCAAGAAGAAGATGTCAACATCTCCAGATGCCCTATGTTGCTTCTGTCCGATTCCTTTCAGACTGTTTGTTGAATATGTGGTCAACTTGAAGTTTGATGAAGAACCTAATTATGCGAAATACATATCTCTCTTTGATGGGATAGTTGGTCCAAATCCAGATATCCGCCCACTTAACACAGAAGGGGCGCAGAAG CTTATTTTTCAAGTTGGTCATAAGAGAGGCCGGTTGACGATGGATGAGGAGGAAGATGAACAACCAAAGAAGAAGGTTCGTATGGGCATGCCAGCGACGCAATGGATTAGTGTTTACAATGCTTGTAGACCTATGAAGCAAAG GTATCACTATAATGTGGCAGATGGAAGGCTTGCGCAGCACATTGAGAAAGGAAATGAGGATGGCTTATTTATTAGCAGTGTAGCTTCCTGTCAAAATCTATGGGCCCTTATAATGGATGCTGGCACTGGATTCTCTTCACAAGTCTATGAACTCTCACCCGATTTCCTTCATAAG GAATGGATAATGGAGCAGTGGGAGAAGAACTATTATATCAGTGCAATAGCAGGCGCTACAAATGGATTCTCCTTGGTAGTAATGTCAAGGG GTACTCAGTATTCGCAGCAGTCATACAAAGTAAGCGAGTCCTTTCCTTTTAAGTGGATTaacaaaaaatggaaagagGGTTTTCATGTTACCTCAATGGCCACTTCTGGTAGCAGATGGGGAGTTGTTATGTCTCGTGGTGCTGGATTTTCTGACCAG GTTGTTGAACTTGACTTCCTTTATCCTAGTGAAGGCATCCATCGTCGATGGGATTGTGGGTACCGAATAACAGCAACTGCAGCAACTTGGGACCAGGCTGCTTTTGTTCTTAGTGTGCCAAGAAGGAAGCCAATGGATGAAACACAGGAAACTCTCAGAACTTCAGCATTTCCTAGCACACATGTCAAG GAGAAGTGGGCGAAGAATCTTTACATAGCTTCGGTTTGTTATGGACGAACAGTTTCATGA
- the LOC18596009 gene encoding protein SAWADEE HOMEODOMAIN HOMOLOG 1 isoform X1, with protein sequence MDDKDSWDSVSEFTLAEILEMENIYKEIGEKTLNKEFCQELATNFSCSSNRMGKSAVTWQQVQIWFQEKQMETQSKQRPSPMALELFVDLSSANSSKPPGSLRRHKGKVEDLKELSFEARSSKDYAWYDVDSFLTYRVLSTGELEVRVRFSGFAKTEDEWVNVEKAVRERSIPLEPSECNMVKIGDLVLCYQDREHYQVYYDAHVVDIQRRVHDVRGCSCIFVVCYDHDYSKEKVPLQRLCCRPPQ encoded by the exons ATGGATGACAAAGATTCATGGGATTCCGTCTCTGAATTCACACTCGCTGAG ATTTTGGAAATGGAGAACATTTACAAGGAAATAGGAGAAAAAACGCTTAATAAAGAATTCTGCCAGGAGCTTGCTACCAACTTCAG CTGCTCTTCAAACCGTATGGGAAAATCTGCTGTAACATGGCAACAA gtcCAAATTTGGTtccaagaaaaacaaatggagacACAAAGTAAACAAAGGCCATCACCAATGGCCTTGGAGCTATTTGTTGATCTTTCAAGTGCAAATTCAAGCAAACCGCCTGGGAGCTTGCGGAGGCACAAAG GTAAGGTTGAAGATCTTAAGGAGCTGTCATTTGAAGCCAGATCATCAAAAGATTATGCATG GTACGATGTTGACTCGTTCCTCACCTATAGAGTCCTCAGTACTGGTGAACTT GAAGTTCGTGTACGATTCTCTGGGTTTGCTAAAACAGAGGATGAGTGGGTAAATGTGGAAAAGGCAGTTCGTGAACGATCTATTCCTTTAGAACCTTCAGAATGCAATATGGTTAAAATTGGAGACCTTGTGCTGTGCTACCAG GATAGAGAGCATTATCAAGTCTACTATGATGCCCATGTTGTGGACATCCAAAGGCGGGTGCATGACGTTAGAGGCTGCTCGTGCATTTTCGTGGTCTGCTATGACCATGACTACAGTAAG GAAAAGGTTCCGCTGCAGAGGTTATGTTGCAGGCCTCCGCAATAG
- the LOC18596009 gene encoding protein SAWADEE HOMEODOMAIN HOMOLOG 1 isoform X2 → MDDKDSWDSVSEFTLAEILEMENIYKEIGEKTLNKEFCQELATNFSCSSNRMGKSAVTWQQVQIWFQEKQMETQSKQRPSPMALELFVDLSSANSSKPPGSLRRHKGKVEDLKELSFEARSSKDYAWYDVDSFLTYRVLSTGELEVRVRFSGFAKTEDEWVNVEKAVRERSIPLEPSECNMVKIGDLVLCYQEKVPLQRLCCRPPQ, encoded by the exons ATGGATGACAAAGATTCATGGGATTCCGTCTCTGAATTCACACTCGCTGAG ATTTTGGAAATGGAGAACATTTACAAGGAAATAGGAGAAAAAACGCTTAATAAAGAATTCTGCCAGGAGCTTGCTACCAACTTCAG CTGCTCTTCAAACCGTATGGGAAAATCTGCTGTAACATGGCAACAA gtcCAAATTTGGTtccaagaaaaacaaatggagacACAAAGTAAACAAAGGCCATCACCAATGGCCTTGGAGCTATTTGTTGATCTTTCAAGTGCAAATTCAAGCAAACCGCCTGGGAGCTTGCGGAGGCACAAAG GTAAGGTTGAAGATCTTAAGGAGCTGTCATTTGAAGCCAGATCATCAAAAGATTATGCATG GTACGATGTTGACTCGTTCCTCACCTATAGAGTCCTCAGTACTGGTGAACTT GAAGTTCGTGTACGATTCTCTGGGTTTGCTAAAACAGAGGATGAGTGGGTAAATGTGGAAAAGGCAGTTCGTGAACGATCTATTCCTTTAGAACCTTCAGAATGCAATATGGTTAAAATTGGAGACCTTGTGCTGTGCTACCAG GAAAAGGTTCCGCTGCAGAGGTTATGTTGCAGGCCTCCGCAATAG
- the LOC18596010 gene encoding 1-aminocyclopropane-1-carboxylate oxidase 5, with protein sequence MAVSPESMPEKPLDFRAPPPSPIASGRRSCVTNDDVLSEFLEHSLRVPDLILPDKVFPRQKFIENPPKIDFQLLSSMESDSVPKILDSIATIGCFQLVNYGIPGESIRSALAAAAGIFQLPPEKRTAVTRSPEKLYGFEEVHGEEEGEQSEEFVWCRGEGLKLEMEGIWTVGYSNFSEKMETLLSDIEKVAEKILLVIKESSPQKSVYENDMMQGQDIIGSACYLYKHSRNVSADQWSSSLRYDVIRMLIRGIDYSHALCLHICDECSEFHVYSKKGWVSFCPEKDALVITVGDQTQALSGGQFKHVIGRPIYKGEKEDYISMAFLYSPPPPSISSRIDQEKGKTISLSQQAMAAILLTLVYRILVYVYNKF encoded by the exons ATGGCAGTCTCACCGGAATCCATGCCTGAAAAGCCCCTCGATTTCCGTGCTCCTCCACCGTCTCCAATTGCTAGTGGCCGCAGGTCCTGCGTCACCAATGATGATGTTCTCTCTGAATTCCTTGAACACTCTCTACGTGTCCCTGATTTAATTTTGCCTGACAAGGTCTTCCCTAGGCAAAAGTTCATTGAAAACCCACCAAAGATTGATTTCCAGCTGTTGAGTTCCATGGAAAGTGATTCCGTCCCCAAGATTCTGGATTCTATTGCAACAATCGGATGCTTTCAGTTGGTGAATTATGGAATTCCAGGGGAATCTATCCGATCAGCCCTGGCAGCGGCTGCCGGAATTTTTCAACTGCCGCCTGAGAAACGGACGGCAGTGACAAGGTCACCAGAGAAGTTATACGGGTTTGAGGAAGTTCATGGGGAAGAGGAAGGTGAACAGAGTGAAGAGTTTGTGTGGTGTAGAGGTGAAGGCTTGAAGTTGGAAATGGAGGGAATTTGGACTGTTGGGTATTCAAATTTCAG TGAGAAAATGGAAACTCTTCTGTCAGACATTGAGAAAGTTGCTGAGAAAATTCTGCTAGTCATCAAGGAAAGTTCCCCACAAAAATCAGTTTATGAAAACGATATGATGCAAGGGCAAGATATCATTGGCTCTGCATGTTACCTCTACAAGCATAGCCGGAATGTTTCAGCTGACCAGTGGAGCAGCTCCCTAAGATATGATGTGATCAGAATGCTGATAAGAGGGATTGATTATTCACATGCCTTGTGTTTGCATATATGTGATGAATGTTCTGAATTTCATGTGTATTCAAAGAAAGGTTGGGTATCTTTCTGCCCAGAAAAAGATGCCTTGGTTATAACAGTTGGGGATCAAACTCAG GCATTAAGTGGTGGGCAATTCAAGCATGTCATTGGAAGGCCCATCTAtaaaggagagaaagaagacTACATCTCAATGGCCTTCCTTTACTCTCCTCCACCTCCAAGCATCAGCAGCAGGATTgaccaagaaaaaggaaaaactatTTCACTTAGTCAGCAGGCCATGGCTGCAATACTTTTGACTCTTGTATACCGTATTTTAGTCTATGTTTACAACAAATTCTAA